A section of the Trichomycterus rosablanca isolate fTriRos1 chromosome 6, fTriRos1.hap1, whole genome shotgun sequence genome encodes:
- the trak2 gene encoding trafficking kinesin-binding protein 2: MLEVKHMSAQKKEAAVGTDEVCVSSTDPVCVYETQDWMVSPACSPDEPGSISSLLAEETFRYMTLFSLESSSSSKVLSSDRVEQMSRTYNDVDVVTHLLAERDRDLELAARIGQSLLQRNQVLQERNESLEEQLTQTLDQVHQLQHQLVKKDELLRVVSSVSEESETESGVSTPLQRPPSAGVHALLHTLTLGQLEALQSKLQELEEENHKLRLEAGQLKSDTITYEEKEQQLVSDCVKELRESNSHMLSLSEELSQKNEALVKQQEEIAQLLSQIVQLQKRLKQAVLEKEELRIHLQASKEAQRHLTAELNELADRNMECVGMLHESQEELKELRSKHTPSAGLHRHLQHGLYPLDSLAAEIEGTMRRELSVEEEITFQEQSSSHKSVFRTVRSANEVLVRVAPPIPGSGDCSVVMTSQPFHSSTPEEGAQHESDSAARVGRPGSPGGSDLASALRRLTLRRQNVLSERHFLQAERNRKLQELVDGAGSEGGGSGCSSPMGSVRSSSTNLSELSASSSCFRTFLPEKLQIVKPMEGSLTLHHWQQLAKPHLASILDLHPGIVTKGFRPLPQDSVYHLSDLEEDEDKDQTLWAERKVSEDDEDEGITFKVHSSSTPAAVKDRSAYTPFKVLPHLSPIPSSTVTVVTSAAGTTTAPVSQPGLTVSTTAPSVALNPGKCQSSTFSTYTFTTCRILHPSDVTQVTPSGASTPSGGIFTPSSLRSVPSTPVTPCRLSVGESFSPRRTTAPPAGLAKLLLEKGISAQKVPPPSKPPRSLLPPTSTPPNSPCPSPDPFVSSSAPSDNFLASRPAELFLQDVYGVKPDLMERLRKLGLDKTAVRGGRQSAAAQPPPTLLPTGGGSLLVGLRRNQSLPAMVGKRSPSQSAPPPHPTSLALPIPPWADLKPRPTRRHASLSQAPPPSFNY; encoded by the exons TTCTCTCTTCTGACCGGGTGGAGCAGATGAGCAGGACCTACAATGACGTTGACGTGGTCACTCACCTGCTGGCTGAG AGGGATCGGGATCTGGAGTTGGCCGCTCGGATTGGTCAGTCGCTCCTCCAGAGGAACCAGGTTCTTCAGGAACGTAACGAATCACTGGAGGAGCAGCTCACGCAAACGCTggaccag GTCCATCAGCTGCAGCACCAGCTGGTGAAGAAGGACGAGCTGTTGCGCGTGGTGTCCAGCGTGAGCGAGGAGAGCGAGACCGAGTCGGGCGTGTCCACGCCGCTGCAGCGCCCCCCGTCTGCAGGGGTTCATGCTCTGCTCCACACGCTCACGCTCGGCCAGCTGGAGGCGCTACAGAGCAAACTGCAGGAGCTGGAGGAGGAGAACCACAAGCTGCGCCTGGAG GCCGGTCAGCTGAAGAGCGACACCATCACGTACGAGGAGAAAGAACAGCAGCTGGTCAGCGACTGTGTTAAAGAACTCC gtGAGTCGAACAGTCACATGCTGAGCCTGAGTGAGGAACTCTCTCAGAAGAACGAGGCACTGGTGAAGCAGCAGGAGGAAATCGCTCAGCTCCTCTCTCAGATCGTTCAGCTCCAGAAGAGACTCAAACAG gCGGTGCTGGAGAAAGAAGAGCTGAGGATTCACCTTCAAGCCTCTAAGGAAGCCCAAAGACACCTAACTGCTGAG ctgAACGAGTTAGCAGACAGGAACATGGAGTGTGTGGGGATGCTACACGAGTCTCAGGAGGAGCTGAAGGAGCTGCGCAGTAAACACACTCCGTCTGCAGGTCTGCACCGGCACCTCCAGCACGGCCTCTATCCACTG GACTCTCTGGCGGCGGAGATCGAGGGAACCATGAGGAGGGAGCTGAGTGTAGAGGAGGAGATCACATTCCAGGAacagag TTCGAGCCACAAGAGTGTGTTCCGGACGGTGCGCTCAGCGAACGAGGTGCTGGTGCGAGTGGCGCCCCCTATCCCAGGATCAGGTGACTGCAGCGTGGTGATGACATCACAGCCCTTCCACTCATCCACACCAGAGGAGGGGGCACAGCACGAATcagacag CGCTGCTCGTGTGGGTCGCCCCGGCTCGCCCGGAGGAAGTGACCTCGCCTCCGCGCTGCGCCGCCTCACCCTGAGGAGGCAGAACGTCCTGAGTGAGCGCCACTTCCTCCAGGCCGAGAGGAACAGGAAGCTGCAGGAGCTCGTCGACGGGGCGGGGTCGGAGGGGGGCGGGAGCGGCTGCAGCTCGCCCATGGGAAGCGTCCGCTCCTCTTCCACCAACCTGTCGGAGCTCTCCGCTTCCTCCTCCTGCTTCAGGACCTTCCTGCCCGAAAAGCTGCAGATCGTCAAACCCATGGAGG GCTCTTTGACCCTGCACCACTGGCAGCAGCTGGCTAAGCCTCACCTAGCCTCCATCCTGGACCTGCACCCAGGTATCGTCACCAAGGGGTTCAGGCCCCTCCCACAGGACTCCGTGTACCACCTAAGTGACCTGGAGGAGGACGAGGACAAAGACCAAACGCTGTGGGCGGAGAGGAAGGTCAGtgaggatgatgaggatgaaGGGATCACCTTTAAGGTGCACTCGTCCTCCACCCCTGCGGCAGTGAAAGACAGGAGCGCCTACACCCCGTTCAAAGTCCTGCCCCATCTATCACCTATCCCATCATCCACTGTCACCGTGGTAACGTCAGCAGCAGGAACGACTACGGCTCCGGTGTCCCAACCCGGCCTGACTGTTAGTACCACAGCGCCCTCTGTTG CACTGAATCCTGGGAAGTGTCAGAGCTCCACCTTCTCCACCTACACCTTCACCACCTGCCGAATCCTGCACCCCAGTGATGTCACACAGGTCACGCCCAG TGGTGCATCCACCCCCTCGGGGGGTATCTTCACCCCCAGCTCTCTGCGCTCTGTTCCCTCCACCCCAGTTACCCCATGCAGGCTGAGCGTGGGGGAGTCGTTTTCACCCCGGCGGACCACAGCGCCCCCCGCCGGCCTGGCCAAACTCCTGCTAGAGAAGGGAATCTCGGCACAGAAGGTCCCGCCCCCCTCCAAACCACCCCGGTCCCTGCTCCCACCCACCAGTACCCCTCCTAATTCCCCCTGCCCCTCTCCAGACCCTTTTGTCTCGAGCTCCGCCCCTTCGGACAACTTTCTGGCGTCGAGGCCGGCCGAGCTCTTCCTGCAGGACGTGTACGGCGTGAAACCGGACCTGATGGAGCGCCTGCGGAAGCTCGGACTGGATAAAACCGCCGTCCGGGGGGGCCGCCAGTCTGCCGCCGCTCAGCCGCCGCCCACTCTCCTGCCCACCGGCGGAGGAAGCCTATTGGTCGGTCTGAGGCGGAACCAGAGCCTGCCCGCCATGGTCGGTAAACGCAGCCCGTCCCAATCTGCCCCGCCACCTCACCCCACCTCCCTCGCCCTACCTATCCCGCCTTGGGCCGACTTGAAGCCACGACCTACTCGCAGGCACGCCTCCCTATCTCAGGCTCCGCCCCCTTCATTTAACTACTAG